CACCATATTATCTGCTTGCATCAATATATTGACTTATACCTGAATTCATGAGTTTCAAGATTCATTGGACAGGTCATTGCTGAAACTACCTGGCCAATGGATTTCAATGGTCCATCAACAACTGTAATGGGAACTGAGGAGGTTGACAGTTATTACAATATTTGGGATTCACTGCTATTGGCTTATGATCAGTGGGTTGCACTTCCTATATCTGGTCAACGACCATCAGCTCGCTATAAGGTAACATCTAGACCTCTGTCTGAGTTTCTGGTCTAAACTATCCCCCCAATGTTATTAGCTTTTTACTCTTATTATTATGCTTTATTTAAGTTGGTTATTTGGGTTTCTATTAATATGTTTGGTGAGTTGATAGCGTCTACTACAACCATTATCGAGCGTTTACGATTCATAGTCAGATTCTCACTACAATCTTTGTACTATAGCATGCAGCAGCAGTGGCCCAAGAAAAACTCTATGTTACTGGGGGGAGTCGTAATGGTCGATACCTATCTGATATTCAGGTTGAGAGTATTTCCTGTCTCTATTTTTCAAAAGGCTATTCCAGTGTGCCTGCATAACATTTGAATGCATGTGCAGGTTCTTGATCTTAGGACTTTGACATGGTCTATGGTGAAGCCACATCCAGACCCGAATCTTGATTTGAAAGGAGACAGTAACTCACAGGAAATCCTACCTGCTTCTGCAAGTCATAGTTTGGTGAGTGTTGAGTTAAAGGGTGTTATTCTCCTTTATTAGTCACTATGTTCCTTCTGTTTCTGTTACTTTCTTGTTTCATATATGGAGTATGACCTTCACTCTTGTAATAGTTCCCAATCAATTTAATATTGTTTTCCTTTCTATAGATACAATTTATATCAGGTTCtaccagtgttgtcaaaatcctatgatttacgattTGAGTCGAATATTAGGCAAAATGGTTTGAATTccacctttgaatccctttttatatgaatcctacaatTTTATGGATTTGAATCctatttacaattcaaattatacttgttttcttctattttaagcttcacttggctttcattttatctttttaaattggtgggagctttaagaatcatttagaaataaccttaaaaaagaaaagaatcatttagaatagatgtgtgtgtgtgtgtgtgtgtgtgtgtgtgtgtgtgtgtgtgtgtgtgtattgttctttataagagattaaatgatatacattctcttcaatgttaaatcgTAGAGCTTTctttatgatttcttacttcttaactggtcAAAACACCAAATTAATGTATgacttatttaattttttttatggatggttacgatcatattgacttatgtattgtggaatgatggttagaaatcaaagtaTCTTTTTTCTTCAGTTTATGAAATCAAATGGTGCTTTTCCAATGcaattctacattcaagaaaggtaacaagaacataattattaaaggatccttgtatgttaTCTAAgcaaaatttcttgaaagacgaAAAAAAATGGTAAGAATCATTTAGTTTTttagtaataccatgtcatgatagtgttatagttttaaattttttttttttgatttatttatatttttcttcatatttttaataaaatcataaaaaaatcttacgatttacgatATGATTTGtgattcgatatgattcaacccctattaacATTGGTTTCTACACAGGTTAAGTGGGGAAACAAACTTCTAGTTGTTGCTGGACACTCAAAGGAACCCTCTGATACTGTGACAGGTTTATTTCCTTGAAAACCACTTTAGCTTcagaatgatatgaaaatatcATTCaaaggactctctctctctctctctctctctctctctctcactcactagatgtatgtatggatgtataTCCATATATGCATGTTTGCCTGTGCATTTATGTGTTTTCATCTCTGTATGATAGTTTCTTACTTTTGCTCTATTCTTGTGCTGCGTACCTGGACTTCTCGTAGTTTGGTCAATCGATAAGTCTGTCTGTATGATAGATTCTTACTTTTTCTCTACTTGTGCCACATACCTGGACTTCTTGTAGTTCGGTCAATTGATATAGAAACACATCGCTGCTGTGTTGAGAAGACCTCTGGAGAAGTTCCGGTAATTTTTTTTGCATCACTTTTGAATTCCGAATGCTTCAACAATTTTGATAATTGGGCACTGTCTGTATTTTGGATTGTAAGCTTATCCCAGTAATTTCTTTATATTGCATTCTTAATTTGGGAATACTGTCCTTTGTGCCATATTCCTCTCCTCTTTTTATGTGAAAGGAGTGGTAGTCAATCTTCCAATGACTAGTGGTGGTTCTTGGGTGTTTATGGATATATTGTCAGTTTCAGGTAGCTCGTGGAGGGCAGTCTGTAACACTAGTTGGCTCTAGACTGATAATGTTTGGTGGAGAAGGTATTAGCAGGAAGCTACTTAATGACCTCCATATTCTTGATTTGGAAACTATGAGATGGGATATAGTACAAACCACGTAAGTATCTGCTAGTTTACCTTTTTAATAGCTACTGTATATGCTTTCAAAAGATTGTGGATCCTTTTCTTGTGTTTTTCATAGGCAAACACCCCCAGCACCAAGATTTGATCACACAACTGCAATACATGCAGAACGGTACCTTCTGATTTTTGGTGGTGGTTCTCATTCAACCTGTTTCAGTGATCTTCATGTTCTGGATTTGGAGACTGTAAGTATTCCTCTTTTTGTGGAGATTGATGTGGTATTTATCATTAACATCATtgttagaagtttaatgtcccaTGAAGTTAACAATACATTGCACCTTCAACGAATGAATTGTTTATTATTTCACCGGCATTGcagtttagatttttttttttttggtgatctgGAGTTGCTTGCATACTTTCTAGGGAATAATCAGGTTCTTGTGCCTGCCATGAAGGCAAGGGGATCCAAAGCTCATGCTGGTTATGTCTGGTCAAGTTTTAAATCTGAAGTACCTGACGTCATTTGGGTAGTACTAAAGGTGGTGTATAGGGGTGAAACTGGGTGGGTCCCGAGCCCAACCCGTGACCTGTTTCAACCTAAGAGGCAATCCCAGCTTGACCCAATTTGCCATCtcttcaaccctaacccaacttgGGTTGGATCTGGTTGAGTCGAGTTGGGTCAGGTTGCAACGAGGGCTAGACATGGTTTTGAATGTCGATATTAGCAGGCTTATCAGCCCAACAAAAAAATGATACGATACGACGTCGCATATTGAAATTAGGGTTGTATCAAGCCATACTGGTCAgaatttttttaaagcaaaaaatatgctaaaatattagaaaagtatttttaaaaaaatcagatacctaagaatctatcttttttttgtgtgttttgaccatgtattcaatggtgtattggACCATTCTTTTGTAAGACAATGGGTTGACCTGTAAGGTGTGGTGTTAATTTTTTTGGGTATAAATTGTTGATCTATGCCATATATTGCTAATATGATTATCTATCAACTATTGGACTATAAACTATTAAGGAAATTTTTTAAGCACAAGTTCGGCAGTATCAAGTGTATGCTTGGAGAACTCACATATGTAGAAAtactcaatgttttaaatatcaacgatatctgtcgatatatctcacgatatatcttgtatcccacccgtgcgatatgaaacacacaggtagtgctgatatataccacatgttcgatctaatgagcattttcaatttttgatcctttttttttttttttgttgttgttgaaattatgttaaatcagtgtcaaatggttataaatccattggttcttcatggtttgcatgaaaaatgatggagttggagctttgatttcgatatccattggttcttcatgttctcaatgttttttttttcccccttcaactagctatcaattgagactgattttgaagtatttaggagtatttgatgaaatgataatcacataCACTTTAATTTCGAAATTGAGTGTATGTAGTATGATTTGgagaaaattgggaaattttcaaaattttcaaaaatttcccaaattttGTGCAattttgcactccaaacatgaaatcaagcatgtatgagtgCCGATCTagtgatttgttaagtccttatcaattttaagaaaataaaattattaaaatattattttttttcaaaattccccATCAACCAGCTATCAactgagactaatttcgaagtatttaggagtgtttgatgaaatgatcatcacatacaatcaaaatgttatgcattcaatttgaatatggttgcattagttcagttagatagtgtatagcttaggaccctatacaaatgaaacctattatgtgcacttcctttttaagatgttatgatttaaaagtgtgtattaaggtcctttttgaacaatccctgaagtttcattgaaaaattcaaccatttccccaatgtttccttatgtttcccaaaaagtgcgctAAATTatcgatacaaatgatatatcctgtgcgataaccgatacgtatctatatcctaaggatgcgatacgtaatgcgataccgatatttcgaacactggaaatacttaccttaaatgttaataatcttaaaaaataatacttatcttagttaaaaacaataaataaaaaaaattgaaaattgccAAGAAAAGGTGAAAATATGTTAAAATAAATTTACAACCTTTAAATGTAAGAGAACTTAAACCTatgtttaaataaaataatcTATCAATCTCCCAGAGAAATTTTGGaaggaaaaaaattaataaaataccTAAAGAATGGATAAAAATGGCTCGAAcataagaaaataatttaaatctaacTGTAAATGGtagatttatatttatttttttttaaaaaacatataTTAACCTAGATCtatcattcataatcatataatttctccaaaattatttttgaaaaaaattagaaaatgccTAAAAACTCAACCCGAAGATAGAAAAATGTagaattcacacacacacacacacacacacacacacacacagagacatATATTAAATCAATGCATTTGTGAAATCATTAGATCCATAATGCTAGTAGACTCCCCAAGCATCATAAAATCAATATGTAGAAAaatgaattttcttttttaaatttatagaAATTTGTgcgtaaataaaaataaaaaaggaaaatccctaatgaggacatccgagcaacATACTAGAGGAGAAGGACTAAGctagtctccttatggctagacgaccgTTACATGGGGCCCAGTTCGACCAGTTCGCATTCCTAGCCACGTTGAGGACCTCACGtgcatgttcgtgcatctttgaGGACCCCACACTAGGGAATATGCACGTAGGCTGCATATAAGAAATTGATGGACACATcgaaccgttggatcatcatcaacggacatcttgatcgtggacccccatgggccacaaaatagtttGAAATAGGACAAATTTCTTTTCATTTGGACGTTGTTTAGTATTGGAAAGTGGTTGGAAATATGTGATGAAGATAGCAGTACGATTAACAacttcatcttttcttcttcttcttcttcttcttcttcttctctctctctctctctctctctctctctctctctctataattatttctcctgcattaaaaagaaaaaaaaaaaaaagaagaagaagaagaagaaaaacaaaaaggaagaaaagaaaagaaaggaaggaaaaaatGTTATTCAGTTCATCTGAAGAGAGTCTTGTGATGGGAAGAAGGAAAGCTTACAAGATTAGACTTTGCTCAAAATAGACTGAAGGGTTTATTTGGATTCATTGAAATATAATTAAGAGAATGTCATTTCCATGAAAATGGTGTTTCCAttgtttttgtaattttcttagaAACGTTGTTTTcgttttcttctcattttatgAAAAATGGCCCTTATTCGTTTCTTTGCCTAGACTTAAAAATGTCATTTTAAAGAAATTGAGGGAAATGAGAAAAAATGACCCCTCTTTTTATAAAGTCCCCACATGGTAGTCACATGAGCCACCACCCATCTTCCAAGTATCCAAAATGTACAACAATCCATCTTTAGGTGCCTCACATGTGCAGCATGTACCACTGTCATTCTTAAAGCaccatatgccacatgtgcaacatgaGCCATTGCCCATCTTTTAGGCTCCCACGTTTTAATGTATGATACACCCTAATGTGCCATGCGCAACATCTACCTCCCtcattgatgaggacatcagagcATCATCCTATCGTGTCTACCAACGGAGGAGGAAGACCTCGACTGGGCCCCCAACTTCGTTGTGGCTAGACGATTACTAGGCGGGGCCCAACGGGCTGCATTGAAGACCTCACATGCATGGTTtgtgcatctggaagaccccatactgggaagatgcatgtgggttgcttttATTGCAGTTTTTTATTGTTGGATTTCGTTGGCTGGCCCATTGGACCATCAAATCATGATGATTGGAGTGTTGGTTCTTTTGCACCACCAGATTATGGAccctatgagtttttttttttttttttctagtttagtATTTATTTTGGACGTATTGAACATTTTAGATTAGATATTAGTGTTTTAGATTGCTTAATATTAGGTGGATCAGTTCATTTGAACTAGAGTTGCAATTTTGTAATTTCTGAATTTGAAGATATAAaagctggatttttttttttttttttttttttgggggggggggtgtttGTTCCAAAGCTGAACCCTAGTTTTtgagaaaagaaataaagaagagaaaatcTTTAATGGCTTTGTAAGAAAGCCTTCTTGCATCTTTAGAGATTGGAGAGGGTGTGAGACCCACATGGAGCAATTCCACAAATATCTATATTTCGTTCTCTTCGATTCAAGGGTACAATCTCTTCTTCACCACTCatcctcttctttccttcttcttccttcctacAACAAACAACCCATCCCcccatccccccccccctctctctttccatgCACATCCGTACACACGCACGTGTGATTGTACGGACAACCACGTGTGGGCCTCCATTCCTTTGATCTTTTCCCTCATTTCCTCTGTAAAACTCCCTACATTAATCCCTTAGTACCCCtatctcaaaaccctaaccctaggatTCCAATTTTGCCCGAATTTATCAAATCCCCAAatttccccaaatccctaaattcccATCACTCAAATTCATAACCTTAGCTATCTTAAATCTTAATtccccaatcctacatcaaaacCCCTCAATTTCCCATTCCCAAttttaaaccctaaccctaaaagctTAATTTCTCAATTTTATCCTTCCTAAACCTAGCCATCCCAACCCTAATTCCCTCCAATCCTATCCCAATTTATTCAAACCCACCCCACAATAATCGGACAGCCCTATACcttcaaatttttttaacttGATGCATTTCTTTTATGTGAATGTGAGTGAACCCTATGCTAGATGGGAGTTTTACCTATCATAGGGCCCTTCTTAACCCTATTTTATAATTAAGTACATTGTGGGATGCTTATGGTCTGAATTCATGCCGTAGTATAaatatgaaaatttgaatttgtgATGGAAAAgcatgatttttatattttaatcaCTTGAGTTGAATTGTTTTACGATCTTACTATCGCCTATTAGTCTAGACCATTCGTCCTACATCACTCATCCTCAAACGTTCTACATGTGCCACATGGCCACGATCCATCTTTAAGCACttcacatgtgcaacatgtgccaccaaccctcttcaagtgccccacatgtgcaaacATCCATTCAAGTGCCCCACGTGTCCATCTTAAAGCATCATATATGTGCCAATGTATCATGTGCGACACATACAACCACCCATTGTCAAGTATGTCCCTAATGTGCCATATGTGCCACTCTCAACTTCAAGCACCTGGGAAAAgtaaattttcatgaaaatttgacTCAAAGATGGAAGGTGATGTGTGAGCTGAAGATGGACTATGGCACATGAAACATTGTCGCACATGATACCttggcacatgtgggatgcttgtAGATGGAGGTGGCACATGTTGCTCACTGGCATGTTGACACGTGTGGCGTATGTGGAACACTTAGGGATGGATGGCAGCATGTGGCACGTGGTACATTTGCACATGTTTTCCCAAACGACAGGTTCGGAAATTAAGAATTTTCTTTTCAGGAAAATCTTGTCGAATAAAAAAACCCATTGAATCCAAACTGGCCCTAAATGAAACCGGATAAATGCTAATGAATTCTGACAGCAAGAGACTTAGCTGCAGATATCTAGTAAAATGACCAAATTTGGTTTTGCTTCAATTGTTCAGCATGATAAGTCATCTTCATTGCAGATGGAATGGTCTCAGCCACAAATTCAGGGTGAAGAGGTGACTGCTAGGGCTGGTCATGCTGGTGCCACTATAGATGAAAACTGGTATATAGTAGGTGGTGGTGATAATAAAAGCGGTATGTTGAAATTagtgatcattttatgatatttttgTTTGTTCAAGTATCTAAGGTGATTGGTTCTGTTCTTGTCTAATTTGCTATCTTTATGGGTTTATGATTGACATCTTGTTTACAGGTGCTTCGGAAACTCTTGCATTAAATATGCCTAAGCTCATCTGGTCAGTGGTTACAAGCATAAAGGGACGAGATCCACTTGCCAGTGAGGTTGCTTTCTTTCAGGATTTTCTCTGGAAAaaagtgttttctttttcttttcttttttttgaaaattattatGATCATCCCTTAAAAAGTTACAAATATGAAAGTATACCAAGTCCTTACCTTTTGGAGGCCCTCAATAAAATGGTTAATCCAGGATATATGCTTTGGTGAAATTGGTCTTGAGAATCCATTTATAAAGGGAATAAAATATGTGTCTAGTGAGCTGTTCTGATGGAAGATGGTGATTCAAAGAACTAATCCAAATTGTTGCATTCTGCATTTGATGTTTTCCATGTACAAAACTTATGAAATTGTCGTTgggttgtttctttctttctttctttctttctttcagtgTTTCTACTGCTCAGTACCTTGTACTGCTACTGACAGTTTATTCTTTCTGGTGCTCATGTTTTTTGAAGTGGTTTTGTACTTACGGCAATACCAATTTCTTCTTCCCTCGGCTTTCAAGTGCCGTAAACGGTTGCTAGCTTCTATTCTTCCTAGATGATGTTCAAACCATTTATGCTCAGTCTTGTCTCCTTCAAGTTCCACATCAAACGATGTTATCTCATATCTCTCAGCTGTCGTTTATTAACCTCCTTTACCACTCTAATATCCTTTTGATGCCTTTTATTTCATGACATTTAGGTTTCTGATCGGTCAATCTGTAAGGGTTGGCCACAGAATTTTTAGTAGTAAAGCAACAATGATTATTTCAAGTATGATGTTATATTTAGAGGGATTTTATGATGAAACTAACACAGCTGAATAAACGATGAAAGTGTACCTAATGCTGCAACGACAGTTATTTTGAAGATTTAAAAATACACAAAAATAGTTATCAATATCCTACTACTATTTCCTGGTATATCAGTTGTTGTGAAAGAAATCTCATGTGATTCTCCTTTTGAATTCCTCCCTTGTGAATTATAGACTTTGCCTGCTCTTCTAAGAAGTTTCAATCTGCTTTCGAGCCTTAAAAAAACACATTTCGAGGAGAATTCCTCTAAAGTTCATATCCAATTGAGAAGTTCTTCATGCCTTTCGCA
This DNA window, taken from Magnolia sinica isolate HGM2019 chromosome 14, MsV1, whole genome shotgun sequence, encodes the following:
- the LOC131225668 gene encoding acyl-CoA-binding domain-containing protein 4 isoform X1 produces the protein MDFNGPSTTVMGTEEVDSYYNIWDSLLLAYDQWVALPISGQRPSARYKHAAAVAQEKLYVTGGSRNGRYLSDIQVLDLRTLTWSMVKPHPDPNLDLKGDSNSQEILPASASHSLVKWGNKLLVVAGHSKEPSDTVTVRSIDIETHRCCVEKTSGEVPVARGGQSVTLVGSRLIMFGGEGISRKLLNDLHILDLETMRWDIVQTTQTPPAPRFDHTTAIHAERYLLIFGGGSHSTCFSDLHVLDLETMEWSQPQIQGEEVTARAGHAGATIDENWYIVGGGDNKSGASETLALNMPKLIWSVVTSIKGRDPLASEGVSLCSAEINGEKLLVAFGGYNGNYNNEVFVLKPKPRDSSKPKLFQSPAAAAAAASVKAAYVLTTMTTNKPYVMNADDVTSREIITGTSPQDFTSDINAITTEKKTVESALTEIRLDNSRLKGDLDEMNNTHAELSKELHSVQAQLADERSRCLKLEVQITELRKSLESLQTVEHELQVLQVQKSASEQDMELAAEEQGQRSGGVWKWIAG
- the LOC131225668 gene encoding acyl-CoA-binding domain-containing protein 6 isoform X2 — protein: MDFNGPSTTVMGTEEVDSYYNIWDSLLLAYDQWVALPISGQRPSARYKHAAAVAQEKLYVTGGSRNGRYLSDIQVLDLRTLTWSMVKPHPDPNLDLKGDSNSQEILPASASHSLVKWGNKLLVVAGHSKEPSDTVTVRSIDIETHRCCVEKTSGEVPVARGGQSVTLVGSRLIMFGGEGISRKLLNDLHILDLETMRWDIVQTTQTPPAPRFDHTTAIHAERYLLIFGGGSHSTCFSDLHVLDLETMEWSQPQIQGEEVTARAGHAGATIDENWYIVGGGDNKSGASETLALNMPKLIWSVVTSIKGRDPLASEVFVLKPKPRDSSKPKLFQSPAAAAAAASVKAAYVLTTMTTNKPYVMNADDVTSREIITGTSPQDFTSDINAITTEKKTVESALTEIRLDNSRLKGDLDEMNNTHAELSKELHSVQAQLADERSRCLKLEVQITELRKSLESLQTVEHELQVLQVQKSASEQDMELAAEEQGQRSGGVWKWIAG